In the genome of Halosolutus amylolyticus, the window CGAGACGCGGGTGCGCGCCATGAGCGAGGACTACTACGAGCGACTCGTCGACGAGGACGCACTGGCGGCCTACCTCGAAGACCACCTCGGATCGGTCGACGACTACGCGGTCGAACGCCACGAGGAGGGCCACTCGAACGAGACGCTGTACGTGACGTGGGGCGACCAGGATCTGGTCATCCGTCGACCGCCGCCGGGCGAGACCGCCGACACCGCTCACGACGTCCTTCGGGAGTACCGGGTGACGAACGCGCTCGTCGAGACGGACGTCCCCGTCCCCGAGCCGCTGCTGGCCTGCGAGGACCACGACGTCATCGGGAGCGACTTCTACGTGATGGAACAGCTCGAGGGCGACGTCCTCCGGCTCGAAGAACCCGATCGGTTCGCCGACCCCGCGTCCCGCGAGCGGATCGGCGAGGAACTGGTCGACACGCTGGCGTCGATCCACGACGTCGACTACGAGGCCGTCGGTCTCGGGGAGTTCGGCCATCCGGAGGGGTACACCGAGCGTCAGGTCGAACGCTGGGGCCAGCAACTCATGTGGGCGTTCGACGTGACCGTCGAGGAGCGCGAGGTGCCGGCCCTCTACGAGGTCGGCTCGTGGCTCCAGGAGCACTGTCCCGAGGAGCACCCGCACACGCTCGTCCATGGCGATTACAAGCTGGACAACGTGATGTATGGCCCCGACGAGTCGCCGGAGTTAGTCGGCGTCTTCGACTGGGAGATGGCCACCCTCGGCGATCCGCGCGCCGACCTCGGCTGGATGCTGTCCTACTGGCGGGACGCGAAAGACCCCGAGCCGACGGTGCCGGAGCTCACCGCGACGTTCATGGAACGCGAGGGATACCCGACCCGCCGCGAACTGGTCGATCGCTGGGAGGCCGGGACCGGATACGAGTTCGAGCACGAGCGGTTCTACCGCGCGCTCGCGGTCTACAAACTCGCGGCGCTCGGGGAGATGTTCTTCCGGCGCTACCTCGAGGGCAACAGCGACGATCCGATGTATCCGAAGATGGAGGATCGCGTCCCGGCGCTGGCCAATCGGGCGATGCGAATCATCGAGGGCGACGAACCGCTGTAACGAGCCGCCGACCGGCTCCGTCCCGGCCGACTGGTCGGTGCGAAATTACCGACGTTTGGACCAGAACTATCCTAGAATACGCTCTAGACTTTCACTCCACCTATTTCTTAACATTGGTAATGATCGTCCGGTGGTATTAAGACGATACCGGACGACGTGGCGACCATGTCATACGAGACCATCGATCGCGTCGCGGTACTCGGCGCGGGAAACATGGGGCACGGGATCACCGAAGTGGCCGCGATGGCCGGCTACGACGTCACGATGCGGGACATCGAGGACGAGTTGATCGAGGAGGGCTACGAGGGGATCGCCTGGAGCCTCGAGAAACTCGCGGAGAAGGACCGCCTCGACGAACCGGCCGAGGAGATCCTCGATCGGATCGACACCACGACCGATCTCGAGGCGGCCGTCGAAGACGCGGACCTCGTCGTCGAGGCCGCGCCCGAGAACCTGGAGTTGAAACACGACATTTTCTCGGATCTGGAGGAGTACACGGACGGGGACACCCTGCTGGCGACCAACACGTCGAGCCTGCCGATCACGGACATCGCGGAGGCCGTCGACACCCCCGAGCGCGTCCTCGGTCTCCACTTCTTCAACCCGCCGGTGAAGATGGACCTCGTGGAGGTCATCTACGGCGAGGAGACCAGCGACGAGGCCGCTGAGGCCGGCCACGAGTGGGTCGAGTCGATCGACAAGACGCCGATCTACGTCCGCAAGGACGTCCGCGGCTTCGTCGTGAACACGATCGTCGGCCCGTTCGGCGGCGAACCCGCCTGGATGGTCTCCGAGGGCGACGCGACGATCCGGCAGGCCGACGCCGCGATGGTCCACCAGCGCGGCTACCCGATGGGGCCGTTCGAACTCGCCGACATGACGGGCATCGACATCGGCTATCACGTTCGCAAGGAGGCCGGCGACGACGTGCCGCCGATCGTCGAGGAGAAAGTCGAGAACGAGAACCTCGGCCGCAAGACCGGAAGGGGTTACTACGACTACGAAGACGGAGAGACGTCGGAGACGTCTCAGGCAGACGGCGACGGCCCCGACTACGAACCCGGTGACGGGGAGGGCTTCGACACGCTCCAGGTCGAGGCGCGCATGGTCAACCGCGCCGCGTACCTCGTCGGCGAGGGCGTCGCCACCCCCGAAGCCGTCGATACCGGCGTCCAGCTGGGGCTTGGCTTCCCCGAGGGGATCTGTCGCCGGGGCGACAAGCTCGGCCTCGACACCGTCCTCGAGAAACTGGAGACGCGACTCGAGGAGACCGGCCACGATCGGTTCGAACCGCACCCGTATCTCGAGGAACTCGTCGCCGAGGGCACGACCGGCGAGGACGCGGGCGCGGGCTTCTACGAGTACGACGACGGCGACGGCGCGCTTGAGGGGTATCACTACCTGAACGCGACGATCGAGGACCGCGTCCTCGAGGTCGAACTCGATCGGCCCTCCCGGATGAACGCGCTCTCGGCGGATCTCCTCGGAGAGATCGACGACCTGTTCTCCGCGGTCGACACTGAGGAGATCCGCTGTGCGACGATCGAGGGGGCCGGCGATCGCGCGTTCAGCGCCGGTGCGGACATCACGGGCTTTGGCTCGCTCGAACCGACGGACGCGATGGACGTCACGCCCGCCTTCGAGACGGTCAACGACTTCCCGCGGCCGGTCGTCGCGAAGATCGACGGCTACTGCCTCGGGGCCGGCCTCGAACTCGCGCTGGCCTGCGACCTGCGGCTCGCGACCGATCGGTCCGCCTTCGGCGCGCCCGAGATCGGCCTCGGACTGATCCCCAGCGGCGGCGGCACCCAGCGCCTGATGCGCGTCCTCGGGGAGACCCGGGCGAAGGAGCTGGTCTTCCGCGGGAACCACATCGACGCCGATCGGGCCGAGAACTGGGGTCTCGTCAACCGGGCGGTCGATCGCGACGACTTCGACGACGTCGTCGCGGAGTTCGTCGACGACCTGCGCAACGGGCCGCCGATCGGCCTCGAGGTCGCCAAGAAGGTGATGAACGAGGGCGAGGACGCCAGCCTCGAGGCGGCGCTCGCGATGGAGAGCCAGGGCTTCGGTCTCCTGATCGGCACCGACGACGTGATGGAAGGGACGATGGCGTTCGCCGAGGACCGCGAACCGGAGTTCGAGGGACAGTGAGATGGCCGACGAGACGCTGTCGTTCGACGATCTGGAGGTCGGCCACGAGGTCGTCACCCACTCGCGGACGATCACGGAGGCCGACGTGCGCAACTACGCGGGCGTCAGCGGGGACTTCAACCCGCTCCACCTGAGCGATCGGTTCACCGCCGAGGAGACCCCCTTCGGGGAGCCGATCGCACACGGGGCCCTGCTGTTCGGCATCGCGAGCGGCCTGCTGTGGCAACACCGTCACGAGCGACCGGACACGATCGCGTTCTACGGCGTGGACAGCATGCGCTTTACGACCCCCGTCACGATGGGGACGACGGTACACGCGGAATCGGAACTGATCGAGAAGGAGCCGCGGGACCATCCCGTCGCGAACGGCGTCGCCCGGTACGAGACGCGCCTGGTAACCGACGAGGACGAAACCGCGCTCTCGTGTGAGATGCTGACGCTCGTGCGCTAGCACGGCGACGAGAGCGACGATCGATCGCCGGCCGACGCGGCCGGTTACCGCTCGCCGTGTGCTTCCCCGAGGTCCTCGTAGATCCGGGGGTCGGTCCGGAACTTGAGCACGTTGTGGACGGCCGAGTTCCGGATGTTCGCGATGACGTCGCCGTACTCCTTGTAGCAGTCGTGGATCCACTTCGAGACCTGCTGGCGATCGCGGAACATCATCACCGTCTTCCACTGGTACTCGCCGTCCGAGAGGAAGAAAAAGAGGGTGTGCTTGTCCTGGCGGATGTGTTCCATCGCGTCGTACCAGCTCTCGGCGAAGTGTTCCGTGTTGAACTTGAACTCGAACAGCGCGAAGATGTAGTACTCCTCGTTGGGGATGATCGCCTCGCGGAAGACGCCCTCGTCGCGCATCCGGCGGATCGACTCGCTGACCGTTACGTGCGAGACGTCGATGTCGTAGTCCTCTTTCAGCACGCTCGTCAACTCGCGAGACGAGAGTTGCGGATCCTCCGCGAGTTCACAGAGGATCGCGATGTCCCGATCCTTGAAGTCCCAGTCCGGCGCTTCGTCCCTGGTCATCGTCTGTGAATTCGTTGGTTCCATCGTTTATGTGTTCGGATCGGACAGAAACGCCGCGAGCCGATCGGCGTAGGCGGCCGATCGATCCTCGGGCACCCAGTGGTAGGCGTCCGACAGCGGTTCGATTTCGGTGTCCGGAATATCCCCTGCCAGTCGCTCGGCGTACGCGAACGGCTGCATCACGTCGTCCTCGCCCCACAGCAACAGCGTCTCGGCCGTGATCGCCCCGTAGTCGATTTCGGTCGTGTGGTTCGTGTTCGTCGCGACGGCGTTCCGGACGAGCGATCGGTGGCCCTCCTCGGTCAGCCACGGCGCTTTCATCCCCTCGACGAACTCGGGGTCGGCTTCGCCGTAGGCACCGTCGACGAACGCCGAGTCGAGGCGCGCCTCGAGTTCAGATCGATCCAGGCCGGCCGTCTCGGGCAACCCCAGGTTCGAGACGAACTCGACGGGCCAGGAGTCGTAACAGACGGCGTTCGAGAGCACCAGCCGATCGACTCTGTCGGGGTTGTGTGCCGCGAAGCGGAGCGCGACCCCGCCGCCGATGTCGTGGGCGACCAGCGACACCGTCTCGACGTCGAGCGTCGCGAGCAGGTCCTCGAGCATCCGCTCCTGGGCGCGGATCGATCGATCGAAGCCGTCGTGCATCGCGGAGTTGCCGTAGCCGATCATGTCGGGAGCGATCGTCCGCCGCTCCTCGGCGATCGCCGGGACGATATCGCGCCAGAGGAACGACCAGGTCGGGATCCCGTGGAGGAAGACGACGGGAGGTTCGTCGCCAGCGTCCGCCTCGGTCTCGCCGGCCGATTTGCTCGCGACTCCCGGCCCGTCCTCGTGGTAGGCGACCGACAGATCGTGTCCGTCGACCGTTACGGCCGCCGTCTCCTGCCCGTCGCTCCAGGTTTCGTGGTCGGTCATAGCAACTGGTCGGCGACGATGTTCTTCTGGATCTCGCTGGTGCCCTCGTAGATCTTCGTGATACGGGCGTCCCGGTAGTAGCGCTCGACGGGGTGGTCGGAGACGTAGCCCGCGCCGCCGTGGACCTGGATCGCCTCGTCCGCGACGTCGACCGCGTGCTCGCTGGCGAACAGTTTGGCCATCGAGGCGAACTTCGCGGCCAGCTGGTCGTCGCCGTCCATCGCGTAGGTCGCGGCGCGGTAGGTGAGCGATCGCGCCGCCTCGACGGTCGTCGCCATCTCGGCGAGTTTGTGCTGGATCGCCTGGAACTCGGCGATCGGCTGGTCGAACTGCTCGCGCTCCCCGGCGTACTCGAGGGCCGCGTCGAGCGCGGCCTGGGCGGTCCCGACCGCCTGTGCGGCCACGCTGACCCGGCCGGCGGCGAAGAAGTCCATCAGCTGGTAGAAGCCCGCGTTCTCGGTGCCGACGACGTTCTCCGCGGGGACGCGGACGTCGTCGAGGATCAGTTCCGCGAGGTCGGACGCTCGGATGCCGAGCTTGTTGTCGATCTTCTCTGCGCTGAAGCCGTCAAGATCCGTCGGGACGAGGAAGGCGGTGATCCCCTCGTGGCCCGCGCCTGGGTCCGTCTTGGCCATCACTACGGCGACGTCGGCGATCGTTCCGTTCGTGATCCACATCTTGTTCCCGTTGAGGACGTACTCGTCACCATCCTGCTCTGCGCGCGTTTCCATCCCGGCGACGTTCGACCCGTGGGCTGGCTCGCTGATCGCGCTCGCACACGCCGCGTCACCGCTCGCGATCTTCGGGAGCCACTCGTCTTTCATCCACTCGTCGCCGAACCGCTCGATCATCGTCGAGCCGAAGCCGCGACTGCTGATCGCGCTCCCGATGCCGGGGTCAGCGCGCCACAGTTCCTCGGTGACGACGACGCTCGAGAGCAGGTCCATCCCCGCGCCGCCGTACTCGATCGGAATGCCGGTCGCGACGAGGTCCATCTCGGCCGCCTGCTGGACGAGGTCGTGCGGATACTCGCGGTTCTCGTCGTGCTCGCGTGCGACCGGTTCGATCTCCGCTTCGCCGAATTCCCTGACAGTTCGACGGATCGCCCGCTGTTCCTCCGATAGCTGGAACGACATACCCCCACTGCAATTTCCAAGATGAAGTAATTTTGGGTGAGAACTACAACTGTTAACCAGATTGCGTTAGAGCGGAATCGATGGAAGGGGTTGCGGACTGTCCCGTGTTGTCGTCTTGCACGGACCGACTCCCCCGTCAATCGTCGTCTTCCGACGACAACCTCGCCAACGACTCCTCGCCGATCTCTTCGAGGACGCGCTCGTGGAACGCCTGCAGGGCCGCGCTCTCGTCCTCGGCGAGGACGACGTCGCTGGCAGAGAGCGTCGCCAGGCCGAACGCCCGCGGCGTCGGCGAGTCCAGCAGGTGGCGCTCGATCGCGATCTCGCCCGCGTCGATCGCCGCGACGACGTCTTCGATCGCGTCGACGTTGAGTTTGTCCTCCAAGATCTCGCGGTAGGTCTCCTCGATCACGGCGAACTCCTCGAGATCCTCGGCGAAACCCAGCAGCATCTCGCTCGAGACCTGCTGTTCGCTAGCGGACTTCTCGTACCCCTTGTACCGTTTGAGGATCATCAGCGATCGCGTCGCGTTGATCCGGAAGTACCGCTGGAGCAGGTCGGTGTCGGCGATGGCCGCACGGAGGTCCGAACGCACCTGCTCGGGGTCGAGGTCGTCGACGATGCCCTCGAGGTCGACCTTGCGGTTCAGCGGCATCGAGAGGACGAAGCCGTTGTCCGCGACCGCCACCCGGACGTTCGCGGTCGCCTCCTGGGCGCAGCGATACGCGAGCAGGCGGGAGAGGCCGTCGTTGAACTTGCGGCCGTACGCCGAGTGGACGTAGTAGTGACGCTCGTACTCCTCGCGATCGCGCTCGACCTCGATCGCGAGCCGATCGGGTGTGCTCACGCTCTCGGCCCCGGCGAAACGAACCTGGTGGTCGAACAGCCGGGCGATCGCGCGCACGCTATCGTCGTCGAGCGGGAACTCCCGCAGCCACGCGCGGACCCGTGGCGGGCCGCCCGCGTCGTAGCGCTCGAGCAACTCGGCCTGAAACTCGAGGATCTCCCGGCCCAGATCGTACGAGAGCGGAAGCCGCTCGGAGTACCACGAGGGAACCGTCGGGCGGGCGCTGGTTCGATCGACGTACACCTTCGATCCGCGCCGGTACCGGTACTCGAAGTGATCGCCGCCGAGGACGAAGACGTCGCCCTTCTCGAGAGTGTCGAGGTAGTTCTCGTCGAGTTGGCCGACCCACTCGTCGCTCGCGCGGGTGTGGACGTCGCAGGTGAACGAGTCGGGGATCGTCCCGATGTTGGTCATGTAGATGACCCGCGCCAGGCGGCCGCGCTTGCCGATCAGCGGTTCGCCCACGGGGAACTCCTCGTGGTGGTGCTGGCCGTCGGGCGGGTCGTTCTCGTCGCGCCAGACCTTCGCGTAGACGTTTCGATCCTCGAGCCCCGCGTACTCGGCCGTGAGGTACCGCATCAGCTGTTCGTACTCCTCGTCGGAGAAGTCCCGATAGGGGTAGGCCCGCCGGAGGATCGACTTCACCTCGGACTCGGGCCTGATCTCGGCGATCGCCATCCCGTAGACGTGCTGGGCGGCGACGTCCTGGGCGTTCTCGGGGATCGAGACCGAGTCGACG includes:
- a CDS encoding phosphotransferase family protein; its protein translation is MSEDYYERLVDEDALAAYLEDHLGSVDDYAVERHEEGHSNETLYVTWGDQDLVIRRPPPGETADTAHDVLREYRVTNALVETDVPVPEPLLACEDHDVIGSDFYVMEQLEGDVLRLEEPDRFADPASRERIGEELVDTLASIHDVDYEAVGLGEFGHPEGYTERQVERWGQQLMWAFDVTVEEREVPALYEVGSWLQEHCPEEHPHTLVHGDYKLDNVMYGPDESPELVGVFDWEMATLGDPRADLGWMLSYWRDAKDPEPTVPELTATFMEREGYPTRRELVDRWEAGTGYEFEHERFYRALAVYKLAALGEMFFRRYLEGNSDDPMYPKMEDRVPALANRAMRIIEGDEPL
- a CDS encoding 3-hydroxyacyl-CoA dehydrogenase/enoyl-CoA hydratase family protein → MSYETIDRVAVLGAGNMGHGITEVAAMAGYDVTMRDIEDELIEEGYEGIAWSLEKLAEKDRLDEPAEEILDRIDTTTDLEAAVEDADLVVEAAPENLELKHDIFSDLEEYTDGDTLLATNTSSLPITDIAEAVDTPERVLGLHFFNPPVKMDLVEVIYGEETSDEAAEAGHEWVESIDKTPIYVRKDVRGFVVNTIVGPFGGEPAWMVSEGDATIRQADAAMVHQRGYPMGPFELADMTGIDIGYHVRKEAGDDVPPIVEEKVENENLGRKTGRGYYDYEDGETSETSQADGDGPDYEPGDGEGFDTLQVEARMVNRAAYLVGEGVATPEAVDTGVQLGLGFPEGICRRGDKLGLDTVLEKLETRLEETGHDRFEPHPYLEELVAEGTTGEDAGAGFYEYDDGDGALEGYHYLNATIEDRVLEVELDRPSRMNALSADLLGEIDDLFSAVDTEEIRCATIEGAGDRAFSAGADITGFGSLEPTDAMDVTPAFETVNDFPRPVVAKIDGYCLGAGLELALACDLRLATDRSAFGAPEIGLGLIPSGGGTQRLMRVLGETRAKELVFRGNHIDADRAENWGLVNRAVDRDDFDDVVAEFVDDLRNGPPIGLEVAKKVMNEGEDASLEAALAMESQGFGLLIGTDDVMEGTMAFAEDREPEFEGQ
- a CDS encoding MaoC/PaaZ C-terminal domain-containing protein, translated to MADETLSFDDLEVGHEVVTHSRTITEADVRNYAGVSGDFNPLHLSDRFTAEETPFGEPIAHGALLFGIASGLLWQHRHERPDTIAFYGVDSMRFTTPVTMGTTVHAESELIEKEPRDHPVANGVARYETRLVTDEDETALSCEMLTLVR
- a CDS encoding Lrp/AsnC family transcriptional regulator, whose amino-acid sequence is MTRDEAPDWDFKDRDIAILCELAEDPQLSSRELTSVLKEDYDIDVSHVTVSESIRRMRDEGVFREAIIPNEEYYIFALFEFKFNTEHFAESWYDAMEHIRQDKHTLFFFLSDGEYQWKTVMMFRDRQQVSKWIHDCYKEYGDVIANIRNSAVHNVLKFRTDPRIYEDLGEAHGER
- a CDS encoding alpha/beta fold hydrolase: MTDHETWSDGQETAAVTVDGHDLSVAYHEDGPGVASKSAGETEADAGDEPPVVFLHGIPTWSFLWRDIVPAIAEERRTIAPDMIGYGNSAMHDGFDRSIRAQERMLEDLLATLDVETVSLVAHDIGGGVALRFAAHNPDRVDRLVLSNAVCYDSWPVEFVSNLGLPETAGLDRSELEARLDSAFVDGAYGEADPEFVEGMKAPWLTEEGHRSLVRNAVATNTNHTTEIDYGAITAETLLLWGEDDVMQPFAYAERLAGDIPDTEIEPLSDAYHWVPEDRSAAYADRLAAFLSDPNT
- a CDS encoding acyl-CoA dehydrogenase family protein, coding for MSFQLSEEQRAIRRTVREFGEAEIEPVAREHDENREYPHDLVQQAAEMDLVATGIPIEYGGAGMDLLSSVVVTEELWRADPGIGSAISSRGFGSTMIERFGDEWMKDEWLPKIASGDAACASAISEPAHGSNVAGMETRAEQDGDEYVLNGNKMWITNGTIADVAVVMAKTDPGAGHEGITAFLVPTDLDGFSAEKIDNKLGIRASDLAELILDDVRVPAENVVGTENAGFYQLMDFFAAGRVSVAAQAVGTAQAALDAALEYAGEREQFDQPIAEFQAIQHKLAEMATTVEAARSLTYRAATYAMDGDDQLAAKFASMAKLFASEHAVDVADEAIQVHGGAGYVSDHPVERYYRDARITKIYEGTSEIQKNIVADQLL
- a CDS encoding ATP-dependent helicase, coding for MAGPESLDLPIADDALPFDPAAVTIEDRDVFDLLEPAVQQWWLEEFGEFVPENDGFFTPPQQGAIPKIHDGTNTLVCAPTGSGKTMSSFLSIINELYKRDRDSEDGLENSVYCLYVSPLKSLANDIHRNLEVPLEGIESIVEKGAAPRAAEEASGQGPRDGDREMGEIRHAIRHGDTDSSDRQKMLEETPHILNTTPETLAILLNSPKFREKLRTVEYVIVDEIHSLADGKRGTHLSVSLERLEAMAENEITRIGCSATIEPLSQVAEFLVGCEEPGGEPSEGLRDGDGSSGAEAREPRPYEIVDARFAREFDIELECPTDDLINTSREVVQERFYRSLHEHVQDHTNTLVFTNTRSGAERVLHNLRERFDAYDEGNSACHHGSLSKDVRQDVEGRLKEGDLDVVTSSTSLELGIDMPHVDLVVQVGSPKSVAALLQRIGRAGHRVGQTVTGRVIALDRDELLECAVMLQKAEEGFVDSVSIPENAQDVAAQHVYGMAIAEIRPESEVKSILRRAYPYRDFSDEEYEQLMRYLTAEYAGLEDRNVYAKVWRDENDPPDGQHHHEEFPVGEPLIGKRGRLARVIYMTNIGTIPDSFTCDVHTRASDEWVGQLDENYLDTLEKGDVFVLGGDHFEYRYRRGSKVYVDRTSARPTVPSWYSERLPLSYDLGREILEFQAELLERYDAGGPPRVRAWLREFPLDDDSVRAIARLFDHQVRFAGAESVSTPDRLAIEVERDREEYERHYYVHSAYGRKFNDGLSRLLAYRCAQEATANVRVAVADNGFVLSMPLNRKVDLEGIVDDLDPEQVRSDLRAAIADTDLLQRYFRINATRSLMILKRYKGYEKSASEQQVSSEMLLGFAEDLEEFAVIEETYREILEDKLNVDAIEDVVAAIDAGEIAIERHLLDSPTPRAFGLATLSASDVVLAEDESAALQAFHERVLEEIGEESLARLSSEDDD